The DNA segment aGGCTTGGATTGTTTGCTTTAgaggagagaagaggggggacaTGACTGTGGCGTATAAGGTTATTAGGGGTATGGCCAGGGTGAAttgagagcagctgttccccttggttgaggggtcaatcatgcGAGGGTGtagttttaaggtaaggggcaggagattcagagatgaTTTGAGAAAATCTCTAACAGTAGGAGGTGATGAGAATGTGAAATGCATTACCTGATAAGGTAGTGAAGGCTGGGAActttaaaaactttaaaaatatttaagtacTTCAAATTTCATGACATTCAACAGTATgaaacaagtgcaggaaattggcatTAGCGCACTTTTAATAGTGGCTGTGTCAACACAGATTCGATGAGCTGAAGGGTGTTTTCTGCGCTGCATGACTCCATGAATCTAATGGCATTTCAGCACAAACAACAGTAACCACCTCATTTGCCATTAGATCAAATCCAAATACCACACAAAACTTTTATGGTAAGCACTGCATAGTAACAATATACAGGAACCCTTACCAAGTCAATTCTGGTATGGAGGGTGGTTAATCACAGAGTGACATGAGGACTGACTTTATTAACTCTCACAGCACAAGGTATTTACTCAAAATTACTGTGCATTTACTTAAATTTTTATTAGCAGTTATTCTAAATTTAAAATACTTTGTTTTACCTTTATCAATAATGAAAATGATCTATTAATTAAAATATTACAATAACATTTTACACAATTGCGTAGACAGCACTAACATCCAAACTACTTACAATATATGTAAAACTTAAGTGAAATCGTCAAATTGAAACTGTACTCCCTGTatgatttgaaattaaaaatattcCTTTGCATTGTTTATTTTGAGTCGCTGTTTAAGTTAACAATGTTTTGTGCTTTTCAGATCtggaagaaagaataaaaagacacAACATTAAAAATGTACTAGATTGCAAAGAAAATTGGAAGTTGTACATCCTAATCCCATTCAGCTGTAAGATTTATGGCAAACtggagaagatggacagtaagATTGAATTCTGTCAAAACCTGCCAGAGATCTGTATTGACAGAGCGGGGATAAAAGCAAGAAGTTACAGGAATAGTATTTATACCATTTATGATCAAAATAACAGGGTACAGAATGCATTTCAAATAATTAAAGTTTATCTTCTACCTTCTGGAGTTGAATTTTGTGGATATTATATGATTACATAATAAGAGTAGTTTACAAACTGAAATTTTTTGGTGGTATTCATTCTGAAAATTAACGTTAAGATAAATAAATATCAACCTATTCAAACTTAGGTAAAATTACCTACTGATATGAAAATAGATTTCAACCTCATTAACTAGCTTCTTGAATTTACTACTAACCATTCAGTAATGCTGTGCCTTCCTCCCTGTCATAGCCTCATCACTGTGTCCTTGAATATGCCACACCACTGGGGTCACTGTTTGAAATGTCGAACGATGCCTCTGCAGCTTTTAGCAAAGAGAAGTGTCTAGAGCAGGCCAAGTTGTTCTATGTCACCTTAGTGAATATCCTGAACAACTCTCAAGAATGTGCAGGTTACTTTAGACTAATTCCATATGACGGTATGTATAAATATTCATTTCTGTACTTGTTTAGGACTTGCCTTTCAGGATCACAAGTTGAATCCATTGAGGCATTCATCAGATGATTTACATCAAGTCTCTGAATTGATGTAAAACTCATTTTTCATTGGTCTTCATTATGAGCAAAATGTATTTCCATTTAAAGAGACCTTAGAATAAATTCACCATAGAATGTAAGCAGAGTTTCACAATTCAAGTAATGCGCTATTCTTCTATTTTCTTTTTCAAGAATGCTTATACATTTGTTGCGTTTCTGATTTGTACATTTGTCGTCCTCTGACAGACCCTTTGGCATTGTAATAAAGCCATCAAAATGTCACTGATACTGAATCAATACCTGACAGGAGACTCTATGAAGCCTCGGCTGGATTTCCCTTCCTGACACTGAGCAAACACACATCAGGAGGACCAAATGGGAGGCATGTGGGCTGTAGTTGTCTAAATAGagatgtacagtgtggaagcatacccttcagtctaactcatccatgccatttAGAtacccatttaccaacatttagcccatatccttctattatcttcctatttctaaagccatccagatgccttttaatgttgtaattgtattagcCTCACCACcacatctggcagctcattccatacacacaccaccttctgtgtaaaaaagctgtcccttaggttccttctaaatctttccccgtcacaaatctatgccctctcgttttggattccattaccctaggaaaaagaccttggcttctcacccaatccatgcccctcatgattttataaacttccgtaatgtcacccctcaacttctgaccctccagggaaaatagcctcagcctttTCAGCTCACgttatggctcaaaccctccaacccttctTTTCCTGACCTCTTTCAAATCGCACAACatgtttcctatagcagggagaccagaattgaacaccgTATTCCAAAACTCATTCAGGCAGCCTTCCAAACCTTGGAAAATGTGTTGGACCATGAGTTgagaattatttaaatggagagggaCTGCAGAATGCTGCTGTACAGAATGATCTGAGTGTTCttttacatgaatcacaaaaagtcagCATGCCGTTACAGCAAGTAATGACAAAGGAAGATTTAATGTTCATTTTCATTGCAAGAGGGTGCAGAATTAAAGTAAGGCTGATAACAACCATACACTTAAAGAGACATCAGGGTTGCCATTTAAGTGCCTGCTCCAAATACAATCTTCCGTTGGGTTGTTACATTCATCAAGCTGGGTGTattcctgaaagctgcaggaagcAGACCACCAGTAAGTTAGTTCATGATCTTCTAGGGGAAGGCAGTGAGGATTTGGGAACCTTTTGAAAAGTAGATTTAATACCTCTTCCTAACTAAGCTGTCAGATTCATCACATAAAACTAAATGTCAATAATACTGCAAATGCTTATGGGTTCTCTCCTTTAAAGGTCAGAGGCCATTAAATTGATTAATACCATGTAAAACTTCAGATGTACTAAAATAATTCAGTGTATAAACTTCTCTGCATTCTGCATTCATTATGGAGAATCAGATATTACAGTATGTAAGAGATTCTGTAGCTTGATTTTCACATTAATCTAATATCCTGATAAATGCTGAAGGTTTGATACATTCATCCAGTATCCATTAGGAACAGGATCAATGAGCTATATTATTCAGCAGGAAGTTTGTGAAATATACAAAAATAATATTAAAAACTTCCAAGTGCCCATGAAGAATTGCTCTTCTTATTAGCTCATATAAATGTTAATAAAACACAGACaacagacagggtagataaaacaaaattatttccaCTGTTTATAGACTCTAGAACTACAGGCAAAATCTGAGAATTAGgcccagactgttcaggagagatattaaGAAGCACAAAGGGtgctggaactctcttccaccagtggcagtggatgctggatcatttATTATTCTTAAATCCAATATATTTAATTATTTAGTTATGCAAAAGTAaaaagggataagggccaaagtTTGGTTAATGATTAGTcccaatctcattgaatgatggaacaggcttgaggggttgcgtggcctacttctgttcctacatatGCAGTATAAGATGGTGTGATCAACTGTAATGGAGAAGTGgagattaaatgaaagaaaatccttgGTTTTCACTTTGTAAGTaataaataacaatttatttatttaacccataATTGTGACCAAAACAACAGatctactaacaaaccaaacaattgcTCTCTAACTCCTatctattccctaactgaacaaaCTTCTACGGATATGCTATTCCAAAAAACACAAGTACCACTTATATCACCCAAGTTataagaaaaagaaattaaaacctAGCCTCCCAAGGTCCACACAGAATGTGTCTTCTGGAAGGTTCTGCCTTCTCCATTGTCTATCCAGTCATAAACACCTTTTTTCTGCTGACCCTGCTCTCAGGGATGCTTTCTCTGTGATGACTTTTAGCTAGAAGTGCCGTGGTACCTTTTATGAATAaaatggtgctttcttagagagcttagcgATTTCTTGTGAGAGCCTGATGTTTATTTTTCAGATGACGGTTCACTCCCACCCCCGATTTTCAAAACACCCTCTCCTTTTCTGTCTTGGATGACACACCATTTTTTTAACAATACCATTGGTccaatgttgtcaaaaccatcagatttataTTCAATTGGCTTTCGATCGCTAAGTGCTTGATTTAAATTAGGTGGCTAATTCCTGCTAGTTCCCAAAATATCAAAACAGGCCTAAAGTTTCCAATGacacagccaattgatatatgtttcaattttagaactggctgtacatTTTCAGCtacaaacagattttttttctgtataaatctcAAAGCTTAGAAATACACTTTATATCTTAAGGGAACCACACTCTATACACAACTTCACAGTGCTACTTACTGTCTCCTACTATTGTCCAAATAAAAATCATGTAAACATAATAAATATGGGCAGGAATAGCTGATTTAGGCCCTCGATCtgactctgccattcaataaatcaTGTTGACTTGACTGTGTGACCTTAAGTTCTGTCCTACCTGACCATCCTAAACCCTTTAATCCCTTGTCAGTTATCAATCAAACAGCGGTCTAATTGAGCCCAGTACAAAAGGAAGATGATTGGAACATACAGTTGAAAGTTCGTCAGGTGGCTTGAGCCATAAGGTTCTATCAGTATTGAAAGG comes from the Stegostoma tigrinum isolate sSteTig4 chromosome 13, sSteTig4.hap1, whole genome shotgun sequence genome and includes:
- the sting1 gene encoding stimulator of interferon genes protein isoform X2, encoding MQAHPFQDPTPADISEICEESKFNVAHGLAWSYYIGYLKLILPNLEERIKRHNIKNVLDCKENWKLYILIPFSCKIYGKLEKMDSKIEFCQNLPEICIDRAGIKARSYRNSIYTIYDQNNRPHHCVLEYATPLGSLFEMSNDASAAFSKEKCLEQAKLFYVTLVNILNNSQECAGYFRLIPYDDDLEERQMDSHFLSTMILKHLAQERIEYSVPEQTTWNEILSEDQLMISKSDDPLPLKSTNH